A window of the Microvirga terrae genome harbors these coding sequences:
- a CDS encoding HlyC/CorC family transporter encodes MIEDSSGDLWFAALVVVFCLLLSAFFSAGETAFTGASRSRMLVLEKGGDRRAKLVNRLLEMRERFIGTVLIGNNIVNIGVSAFATSVLVAIFGQEGAIYATVIMSVLVIVFAEVLPKTVAISSPETVSLALSRPMTWAVAFLGPLAIAIEGIVRLMLRPFGIRIGANTPILSASEEIRGQVALLHKEGGVAKVERDMLGGLLDLEDLTVSEVMVHRTKMRTINADLSSEEIVREVLSSPYTRMPLWRESQENIVGVLHAKDLLRALDAVGGDAGRLKVEAIALETWFVPDTTSLRDQLKAFLAKKTHFALVVDEYGEVMGLVTLEDILEEIVGDIKDEHDLSVQGVRPQPNGSVNVDGSVPIRDLNRAMDWNLPDQEATTIAGLVIHEAQTIPDTGQIFTFHGCRFQVLRKSRNRIMALRITPLTTVRARAE; translated from the coding sequence ATGATCGAAGACTCCTCCGGCGATCTCTGGTTTGCGGCCCTGGTCGTCGTCTTCTGCCTTCTGCTCTCGGCCTTCTTCTCGGCCGGTGAGACGGCGTTTACCGGCGCATCGCGCTCGCGCATGCTGGTCCTGGAGAAGGGCGGCGACCGGCGCGCCAAGCTGGTGAACCGCCTGCTCGAGATGCGAGAGCGCTTCATCGGCACGGTGCTGATCGGCAACAACATCGTCAATATCGGCGTTTCGGCCTTCGCCACCAGCGTGCTCGTGGCGATCTTCGGCCAGGAGGGCGCGATCTACGCCACGGTCATCATGTCGGTCCTGGTGATCGTCTTCGCCGAGGTGCTGCCGAAGACCGTCGCGATCTCCTCACCCGAGACCGTGTCGCTCGCCCTCTCGCGGCCCATGACCTGGGCGGTGGCGTTTCTGGGGCCGCTCGCAATCGCCATCGAGGGGATCGTGCGGCTCATGCTGCGCCCCTTCGGCATCCGGATCGGGGCGAACACGCCGATCCTCTCGGCCAGCGAGGAGATCCGCGGACAGGTCGCCCTGCTGCACAAGGAGGGCGGCGTCGCCAAGGTGGAGCGCGACATGCTGGGCGGCCTCCTCGACCTCGAGGACCTGACGGTCTCGGAGGTGATGGTCCACCGCACCAAGATGCGCACCATCAATGCGGATCTCTCGTCCGAGGAGATCGTGCGCGAGGTGCTGTCCTCGCCCTATACCCGCATGCCGCTCTGGCGCGAGAGCCAGGAGAACATCGTCGGCGTGCTCCATGCCAAGGACCTGCTGCGGGCCCTCGATGCGGTGGGCGGCGATGCGGGCAGGCTCAAGGTCGAGGCGATCGCGCTGGAAACCTGGTTCGTGCCCGACACCACGTCGCTGCGCGACCAACTGAAGGCTTTCCTCGCCAAGAAGACCCACTTCGCCCTCGTGGTCGACGAATACGGCGAGGTGATGGGCCTCGTGACCCTTGAAGACATCCTCGAGGAGATCGTCGGCGACATCAAGGACGAGCACGATCTCTCGGTCCAGGGCGTGCGCCCCCAGCCGAACGGCTCGGTCAATGTCGACGGATCCGTGCCGATCCGCGACCTCAACCGAGCCATGGACTGGAACCTGCCGGACCAGGAGGCCACCACCATCGCGGGCCTCGTCATCCACGAGGCGCAGACCATTCCCGACACGGGCCAGATCTTCACCTTCCACGGCTGCCGCTTCCAGGTGCTGCGCAAGTCGCGCAACCGGATCATGGCGCTCAGGATCACGCCGCTCACGACGGTCCGCGCCAGGGCGGAGTAG
- the aroB gene encoding 3-dehydroquinate synthase, which translates to MTRPASRRDDPSFITVPVPLGDRAYDILVGRGVVETAGSRIASLGARAAAIVTDEHVGPLYAAPLAGALEAQGLRASVITLPPGEATKSYANLEQVCDAVLAARIERGDLVVALGGGVIGDLAGFAAAVVRRGVRFVQVPTTLLSQVDSSVGGKTGINSRHGKNLVGAFHQPSLVLADTALLDTLPLREMRAGYAEVAKYGLIDDERFFAWCEANWQSIFAGGPERDEAVAQSCRAKAAVVVRDEHENGDRALLNLGHTFGHALERITRYDSARLVHGEGVAIGLCLAFRFSAALGLCPEKDAERVEAHLSAAGLPTRLSHVPGGCGTVDALLDAMAQDKKVKGGALTFILARGIGQSFIAPGIGADKVRSFLDSELEPSRS; encoded by the coding sequence ATGACGCGTCCCGCCTCCCGGAGGGACGATCCGTCCTTCATCACGGTGCCGGTCCCGCTCGGCGACCGGGCCTATGACATCCTGGTCGGGCGCGGGGTGGTCGAGACGGCCGGATCGCGCATCGCGTCCCTCGGCGCCCGCGCGGCCGCCATCGTGACGGACGAGCATGTGGGACCGCTCTATGCCGCGCCTCTGGCCGGAGCCCTGGAAGCCCAGGGATTGCGTGCGTCCGTGATCACCCTTCCGCCCGGCGAGGCCACCAAGTCCTATGCCAACCTGGAACAGGTCTGCGACGCGGTGCTGGCCGCCAGGATCGAGCGCGGCGATCTCGTGGTGGCGCTCGGCGGCGGCGTGATCGGGGATCTCGCGGGCTTCGCGGCCGCGGTGGTGCGCCGGGGCGTGCGCTTCGTCCAGGTGCCGACCACCCTGCTCTCCCAGGTCGATTCCTCGGTCGGCGGCAAGACCGGCATCAATTCCCGCCACGGCAAGAACCTCGTCGGCGCCTTCCACCAGCCGAGCCTGGTCCTGGCCGACACGGCGCTGCTCGACACGCTGCCCCTGCGCGAGATGCGCGCGGGCTACGCGGAGGTGGCCAAGTACGGCCTCATCGACGACGAGCGCTTCTTCGCCTGGTGCGAGGCGAACTGGCAGAGCATCTTCGCCGGCGGGCCCGAGCGGGACGAGGCCGTGGCGCAGAGCTGCCGCGCCAAGGCCGCCGTGGTGGTGCGCGACGAGCACGAGAACGGCGACCGCGCGCTGCTCAATCTCGGCCACACCTTCGGCCATGCGCTCGAGCGGATCACCCGGTACGATTCGGCCCGTCTCGTCCATGGGGAGGGCGTCGCCATCGGCCTGTGTCTGGCGTTCCGCTTCTCGGCCGCGCTCGGCCTGTGCCCCGAGAAGGATGCCGAGCGCGTCGAAGCGCATCTGTCGGCCGCTGGACTTCCCACCCGCCTCTCCCATGTTCCCGGGGGCTGCGGCACGGTCGACGCGCTTCTCGACGCCATGGCCCAGGACAAGAAGGTGAAGGGCGGCGCCCTGACCTTCATCCTGGCCCGGGGCATCGGGCAGAGCTTCATCGCTCCCGGCATCGGGGCCGACAAGGTCCGCAGCTTTCTGGACAGCGAACTCGAACCGTCACGGTCATGA
- a CDS encoding shikimate kinase, which produces MNNISRFNSLDEVGGQDQSSRRGHPISRQLGTRSLVLVGLMGAGKSTVGRRLAQTLKLPFRDADHEIEAAAGMTIPEIFAIHGEAHFRDGERRVIARLLQEGPIVLATGGGAFMNEETRHRIAEHGISLWLKADLDILMRRVRKRATRPLLQNPDPEGTMRRLMELRYPVYATANVTIDSHEAPHDRVVADVIKALSEWFAREKQGNIEP; this is translated from the coding sequence ATGAACAATATCAGCCGCTTCAATTCGCTCGATGAAGTCGGCGGGCAAGACCAGTCAAGCCGGCGCGGCCATCCGATCAGCCGCCAGCTCGGCACGCGATCGCTCGTGCTCGTCGGGCTCATGGGCGCCGGAAAGAGCACGGTGGGCCGCAGGCTCGCACAGACGCTCAAGCTGCCGTTCCGCGACGCCGATCACGAGATCGAGGCCGCGGCCGGCATGACGATTCCCGAGATCTTCGCCATCCACGGCGAAGCCCATTTCCGCGACGGCGAGCGCCGCGTCATCGCCCGCCTCCTGCAGGAGGGGCCGATCGTGCTCGCCACGGGCGGAGGCGCCTTCATGAACGAGGAGACCCGCCACCGCATCGCCGAGCACGGGATCTCGCTCTGGCTCAAGGCCGATCTCGACATCCTCATGCGCCGGGTCCGCAAGCGGGCGACCCGCCCGCTCCTGCAGAACCCGGACCCGGAGGGCACCATGCGCCGCCTGATGGAGCTGCGCTACCCGGTCTATGCCACGGCGAACGTGACCATCGACTCCCACGAGGCCCCGCACGACCGGGTCGTCGCCGACGTCATCAAGGCGCTGAGCGAGTGGTTCGCCCGTGAAAAGCAGGGAAACATCGAACCATGA
- the xerD gene encoding site-specific tyrosine recombinase XerD: MSGARHASLFLDMLAAERGASKNTLEAYRRDLDDYLAYLKETGGQPDTASASTVRGFMASLEERGLKASSAARRLSAVRQFHKFLYVEGYAPADPTAAVSAPKRGRVLPKVLSVTEVDRLLQVAYEGIQHPEATPAECLRAARMACLLELLYATGLRVSELVALPRSAARTRDRFLVVRGKGAKERLVPLTEAARDAARAYLALLEERTKAAGPWLFPADSESGHLTRQAFARDLKALAGAAGLRADRVSPHVLRHAFASHLLQNGADLRVVQELLGHSDISTTQIYTHVLDERLKSMVRDLHPLADGEG, encoded by the coding sequence ATGAGCGGCGCGCGCCACGCGAGCCTCTTCCTCGATATGCTGGCCGCCGAGCGGGGCGCCTCCAAGAACACGCTCGAGGCCTACCGGCGCGATCTCGACGACTACCTCGCCTATCTGAAGGAGACCGGCGGCCAGCCCGATACCGCGAGCGCCTCCACCGTCCGGGGCTTCATGGCCAGCCTGGAGGAGCGCGGCCTGAAGGCCTCGTCGGCCGCCCGCAGGCTCTCGGCGGTGCGCCAGTTCCACAAGTTCCTCTACGTGGAAGGCTATGCCCCGGCCGACCCGACCGCCGCCGTTTCGGCACCCAAGCGCGGCCGGGTGCTCCCGAAGGTTCTCTCGGTCACCGAGGTCGATCGCCTGCTGCAGGTCGCCTATGAGGGCATCCAGCACCCGGAGGCCACGCCGGCCGAGTGCCTTCGCGCGGCCCGCATGGCCTGCCTGCTGGAACTGCTCTACGCCACGGGTCTGCGCGTCTCCGAACTCGTCGCGCTGCCGCGCAGCGCCGCCAGGACCCGGGACCGCTTCCTCGTGGTGCGCGGCAAGGGCGCCAAGGAACGGCTCGTTCCGCTGACCGAGGCAGCCCGGGATGCGGCGCGCGCCTATCTCGCTCTGCTGGAGGAGCGGACGAAGGCCGCTGGCCCCTGGCTGTTCCCGGCCGACAGCGAGAGCGGCCATCTCACCCGCCAGGCCTTCGCCCGTGACCTGAAGGCCCTGGCCGGGGCGGCGGGCCTCAGGGCCGACAGGGTCAGCCCGCACGTGCTCCGCCACGCCTTCGCCAGCCACCTGCTTCAGAACGGGGCCGATTTGCGCGTTGTGCAGGAGCTTCTGGGCCATTCCGACATCTCGACCACGCAGATCTACACCCACGTGCTCGACGAGCGCCTGAAGAGCATGGTGCGCGATCTGCACCCGCTGGCGGACGGGGAGGGATAG
- the metW gene encoding methionine biosynthesis protein MetW yields the protein MTVSSLPATDLETGHRLDFLLVADMVEPGSRVLDIGCGDGSLLGILRDRRGVDGRGIEISREGVNACLAKGLPVIQGDADTDLADYPDDAFDYVILSQTIQATRQPRVVLEHLLRIGRRAIVSFPNFGHWRVRFDLGFRGRMPMTENLPYSWYDTPNIHFCTIRDFVELCREVGAQMEKAVALNAGGQPIRVTLPWWAWNLLGDQGVFLLKRR from the coding sequence ATGACCGTCTCGAGCCTTCCGGCGACCGACCTCGAGACCGGCCACCGGCTCGACTTCCTTCTGGTGGCCGACATGGTCGAGCCGGGCTCGCGCGTGCTCGACATCGGCTGCGGCGACGGCTCGCTCCTGGGGATCCTGCGCGACCGCCGGGGGGTCGACGGGCGCGGCATCGAGATCTCCCGCGAGGGCGTGAATGCGTGCCTGGCCAAGGGCCTGCCGGTGATCCAGGGCGATGCCGACACCGACCTCGCCGATTACCCGGACGATGCCTTCGACTACGTGATCCTCTCGCAGACCATCCAGGCCACGCGGCAGCCCCGGGTGGTGCTGGAGCATCTCCTGCGCATCGGCCGCCGGGCCATCGTGTCCTTCCCGAATTTCGGCCATTGGCGCGTGCGCTTCGATCTGGGATTCCGCGGCCGGATGCCCATGACCGAGAACCTGCCCTATTCCTGGTACGACACCCCCAACATCCATTTCTGCACCATCCGGGACTTCGTGGAACTGTGCCGGGAGGTCGGTGCCCAGATGGAGAAGGCCGTGGCCCTCAACGCGGGCGGCCAGCCGATCCGGGTGACCCTGCCCTGGTGGGCGTGGAACCTGCTCGGCGACCAGGGCGTGTTCCTGCTGAAGAGGCGGTGA
- the metX gene encoding homoserine O-acetyltransferase MetX: MMSFAPLSSEPRSQVDDPSSLVMRFGAHEPLMMDAGIALAPWQIAYQTYGTLNADKSNAVLICHALTGDQHVANDNPVTGKPGWWLTMVGPGKPVDTNRFFVICANVIGGCMGTTGPASTDPAAGRPYALDFPVVTIRDMVRAQAALIDKLGIESLFCVVGGSMGGMQVLQWAASYSTRVFAALPIATAARHSAQNIAFHEVGRQAVMADPEWRGGRYLIEGTRPSKGLAVARMGAHITYLSEMALHRKFGRNFQDRAAPTFSFDADFQIESYLRYQGISFVERFDANSYLYVTRAMDYFDIAAEHGGSLAKAFKGSATRFCLISFTSDWLFPTSDSRAIVHALNAAAASVGFVEVESDKGHDAFLLEEPEMFAAVRGFIDAAARVRGIA; encoded by the coding sequence ATGATGTCATTTGCTCCCCTGTCCTCCGAACCGCGAAGCCAGGTCGACGACCCGTCGAGCCTGGTCATGCGGTTTGGCGCACACGAGCCCCTGATGATGGATGCAGGGATAGCGCTCGCGCCGTGGCAGATCGCCTATCAGACCTACGGCACCCTCAACGCGGACAAATCGAACGCCGTGCTGATCTGCCATGCGCTGACCGGCGATCAGCACGTGGCGAACGACAATCCGGTGACGGGCAAGCCCGGCTGGTGGCTCACCATGGTCGGGCCCGGCAAGCCCGTGGACACGAACCGCTTCTTCGTGATCTGCGCCAACGTGATCGGCGGCTGCATGGGCACCACGGGCCCCGCCTCGACCGACCCGGCGGCGGGCCGGCCCTACGCGCTCGACTTTCCGGTCGTGACCATCCGGGACATGGTGCGCGCCCAGGCGGCGCTGATCGACAAGCTCGGCATCGAGAGCCTGTTCTGCGTCGTCGGCGGCTCCATGGGCGGCATGCAGGTGCTGCAATGGGCCGCGAGCTATTCCACCCGGGTCTTCGCCGCCCTTCCCATCGCGACGGCGGCCCGCCATTCCGCCCAGAACATCGCCTTCCACGAGGTCGGCCGCCAAGCCGTGATGGCTGATCCGGAATGGCGCGGCGGGCGCTACCTGATCGAAGGCACGCGGCCCTCGAAGGGCCTCGCCGTGGCCCGGATGGGCGCGCACATCACCTATCTGTCCGAGATGGCCCTGCACCGGAAGTTCGGCCGCAACTTCCAGGACCGCGCCGCCCCGACCTTCTCCTTCGACGCGGATTTCCAGATCGAGAGCTACCTGCGCTACCAGGGCATCTCCTTCGTCGAGCGCTTCGACGCCAATTCCTATCTCTACGTCACCCGGGCGATGGATTACTTCGACATCGCGGCGGAGCATGGCGGCTCCCTGGCCAAGGCCTTCAAGGGCTCGGCCACGCGCTTCTGCCTGATCTCCTTCACGTCCGACTGGCTGTTCCCCACCTCCGACTCGCGGGCCATCGTCCACGCCCTGAACGCCGCGGCGGCCTCCGTCGGCTTCGTCGAGGTGGAGAGCGACAAGGGCCACGATGCCTTCCTGCTCGAGGAGCCCGAGATGTTCGCCGCGGTCCGCGGCTTCATCGACGCGGCCGCCCGGGTGCGGGGGATCGCATGA